One genomic region from Streptomyces sp. NBC_00457 encodes:
- the cysD gene encoding sulfate adenylyltransferase subunit CysD codes for MTTVVTTQEGTDTPYALSHLDALESEGVHIFREVAGEFERPVILFSGGKDSIVMLHLALKAFAPAAIPFSLLHVDTGHNFPEVLEYRDRTVAQHGLRLHVASVQDYIDRGVLKERPDGTRNPLQTLPLTEKIQAEKFDAVFGGGRRDEEKARAKERVFSLRDEFSQWDPRRQRPELWNLYNGRHAPGEHVRVFPLSNWTELDVWQYIAREGIELPEIYFAHEREVFQRAGMWLTAGEWGGPQATETVEKRQVRYRTVGDMSCTGAVDSDATTLEAVITEIAASRLTERGATRADDKLSEAAMEDRKREGYF; via the coding sequence ATGACGACCGTGGTCACGACGCAGGAGGGTACGGACACCCCGTACGCCCTGTCCCACCTCGACGCCCTGGAGTCGGAGGGCGTGCACATCTTCCGGGAGGTGGCGGGCGAGTTCGAGCGGCCGGTGATCCTCTTCTCCGGGGGCAAGGACTCCATCGTCATGCTGCATCTGGCGCTGAAGGCGTTCGCCCCCGCGGCGATTCCCTTCTCGCTGCTGCACGTGGACACCGGCCACAACTTCCCCGAGGTGCTGGAGTACCGGGACCGTACGGTCGCCCAGCACGGGCTGCGGCTGCATGTCGCGTCCGTGCAGGACTACATCGACCGCGGTGTCCTCAAGGAGCGCCCGGACGGGACGCGGAATCCGCTGCAGACGCTGCCGCTGACCGAGAAGATCCAGGCGGAGAAGTTCGACGCCGTCTTCGGCGGCGGACGCCGCGACGAGGAGAAGGCCCGCGCCAAGGAGCGGGTGTTCTCGCTGCGGGACGAGTTCTCGCAGTGGGACCCCCGCCGCCAGCGCCCCGAGCTGTGGAACCTCTACAACGGCCGCCACGCACCCGGCGAACACGTCCGCGTCTTCCCGCTGTCCAACTGGACCGAGCTGGACGTGTGGCAGTACATCGCCCGCGAGGGCATCGAACTGCCGGAGATCTACTTCGCACACGAGCGTGAGGTGTTCCAGCGGGCCGGAATGTGGCTCACGGCCGGCGAGTGGGGCGGGCCGCAGGCGACCGAGACGGTGGAGAAGCGGCAGGTCCGCTACCGCACCGTCGGCGACATGTCCTGCACCGGCGCCGTCGACTCCGACGCGACGACGCTGGAGGCCGTGATCACCGAGATCGCCGCGTCCCGGCTCACCGAGCGCGGCGCCACCCGCGCCGACGACAAGCTCTCCGAGGCCGCGATGGAAGACCGCAAGCGCGAGGGGTACTTCTAA
- a CDS encoding sulfate adenylyltransferase subunit 1: MSSTTEPTEPLSVEQLSETTLLRFATAGSVDDGKSTLVGRLLHDSKSILTDQLEAVERASASRGQDAPDLALLTDGLRAEREQGITIDVAYRYFATPKRRFILADTPGHVQYTRNMVTGASTAELTVILIDARNGVVEQTRRHAALAALLRVPHVVLAVNKMDLVDYKEAVFAAIAEEFTAYATELGVPEVTAIPISALAGDNVVEPSAVMDWYGGPTVLEHLETVPVAHDLSHCHARLPVQYVIRPQTAEHPDYRGYAGQIAAGSFHVGEQITVLPAGRSTKISGIDLLGEPVDVAWTTQSVTLLLEDDIDISRGDLIVPSKDAPPTTQDIEATVCHVADAPLTVGHRVLLKHGTRTVKAIVKDIPSRLTLDDLSLHPHPGQLVANDIGRVKIRTAEPLPVDSYADSRRTGSFILIDPNDGTTLTAGMVGESFASPEPVRDEGDDDGWDF, translated from the coding sequence ATGTCCAGCACCACCGAACCCACCGAGCCGCTGTCGGTCGAGCAGCTGTCGGAGACCACCCTGCTGCGTTTCGCGACGGCGGGCTCGGTCGACGACGGCAAGTCCACGCTCGTCGGACGGCTGCTGCACGACTCCAAGTCGATCCTCACCGATCAACTGGAGGCGGTTGAGCGCGCGTCGGCCTCGCGAGGTCAGGACGCCCCCGACCTCGCCCTCCTCACCGACGGCCTGCGCGCCGAGCGCGAGCAGGGCATCACCATCGACGTGGCCTACCGCTACTTCGCCACGCCCAAGCGCCGCTTCATCCTCGCCGACACGCCCGGCCATGTGCAGTACACCCGCAACATGGTGACGGGTGCCTCCACCGCCGAGCTGACGGTGATCCTGATCGACGCGCGCAACGGCGTCGTCGAGCAGACCCGCCGGCACGCGGCGCTGGCGGCGCTGCTGCGGGTTCCGCACGTGGTCCTCGCCGTCAACAAGATGGACCTCGTCGACTACAAGGAAGCCGTGTTCGCCGCGATCGCCGAGGAGTTCACGGCGTACGCGACCGAGCTGGGCGTCCCCGAGGTCACCGCGATCCCGATCTCGGCGCTCGCGGGCGACAACGTGGTGGAGCCGTCCGCGGTCATGGACTGGTACGGCGGCCCGACGGTGCTCGAGCACCTGGAGACGGTGCCCGTCGCCCACGACCTGAGCCACTGCCACGCCCGGCTGCCCGTGCAGTACGTGATCCGGCCGCAGACCGCCGAGCACCCGGACTACCGGGGCTACGCGGGCCAGATCGCGGCCGGTTCGTTCCACGTCGGCGAGCAGATCACGGTCCTGCCGGCCGGCCGCTCGACGAAGATCAGCGGTATCGACCTGCTCGGCGAGCCCGTCGACGTCGCCTGGACCACCCAGTCGGTGACGCTCCTGCTCGAGGACGACATCGACATCTCGCGCGGCGACCTGATCGTGCCCAGCAAGGACGCCCCGCCCACCACGCAGGACATCGAGGCGACCGTCTGCCATGTCGCGGACGCCCCGCTGACCGTGGGCCACCGGGTGCTGCTCAAGCACGGGACCCGTACCGTCAAGGCGATCGTCAAGGACATCCCGTCCCGGCTCACCCTCGACGACCTGTCCCTGCACCCGCACCCGGGACAGCTCGTCGCCAACGACATCGGCCGGGTGAAGATCCGCACCGCCGAGCCGCTGCCGGTCGACTCCTACGCCGACTCGCGCCGCACCGGCTCGTTCATCCTGATCGACCCGAACGACGGCACCACGCTCACCGCGGGCATGGTCGGCGAGTCGTTCGCCTCCCCGGAGCCGGTCCGGGACGAGGGCGACGACGACGGGTGGGACTTCTGA